One part of the Eucalyptus grandis isolate ANBG69807.140 chromosome 10, ASM1654582v1, whole genome shotgun sequence genome encodes these proteins:
- the LOC120289097 gene encoding uncharacterized protein LOC120289097 has translation MSEARGRRIHPEHELVLMMQHDPFFCSACRQIGFGSAYGCKLCLVLVHRKCMYPPPKARHPLQDNCRLEYNPQTSETSDACTFYGACSLPLHGGTYGSNAAAFHPPCL, from the exons ATGTCGGAGGCGAGGGGCAGAAGGATTCACCCGGAGCACGAGCTTGTGCTGATGATGCAGCATGACCCTTTCTTCTGCAGTGCGTGTAGACAGATCGGGTTCGGATCGGCTTATGGTTGCAAGTTGTGCCTCGTCCTTGTCCACAGAAAGTGTATGTACCCGCCTCCGAAGGCACGGCACCCTCTTCAGGACAACTGCAGGCTCGAGTATAATCCTCAAACCTCAG AAACCAGTGATGCTTGCACTTTCTACGGGGCATGCTCATTGCCTCTTCACGGTGGCACGTACGGCTCCAACGCGGCTGCTTTCCACCCGCCTTGCctctga